A stretch of the Arthrobacter stackebrandtii genome encodes the following:
- a CDS encoding response regulator: protein MEDELIKVLLVDDQPLLRMGFRLILEGEDDLVVVGEASNGIEALAAVQSLQPHVVLMDVRMPLMDGIEATGRITASESCARVIILTTFDLDEYAFAGLQAGASAFLLKDVAPADLVQAVRLVASGDAVVAPRVTQRLLENFVRSRHPVTHPDPLLEDLTPRELEVAKLIAQGLSNAEIAHKLFLSEATVKTHVRRILTKLHLRDRVQVVVYAYETGLVIPSNPDY from the coding sequence ATGGAAGATGAACTGATCAAGGTCCTGCTGGTTGACGACCAGCCGCTGCTGCGGATGGGGTTCCGGCTGATCCTTGAAGGTGAGGACGACCTCGTGGTGGTTGGCGAGGCCTCCAACGGCATCGAGGCGCTGGCCGCGGTTCAGTCCCTGCAGCCGCATGTGGTGCTCATGGACGTCCGCATGCCGCTCATGGACGGGATCGAGGCGACCGGGCGGATCACGGCCTCCGAATCATGCGCCCGGGTCATCATCCTGACCACCTTTGACCTGGACGAGTATGCCTTTGCTGGATTGCAGGCCGGTGCCAGTGCGTTCCTGCTCAAGGACGTGGCGCCCGCAGACCTGGTGCAGGCAGTGCGGCTCGTTGCGAGCGGGGACGCCGTCGTGGCGCCCCGGGTCACGCAGCGGCTGCTGGAGAACTTTGTCCGCAGCCGCCACCCCGTCACCCATCCGGACCCGCTCCTGGAGGACCTGACACCCCGCGAACTTGAAGTTGCCAAGCTGATTGCGCAGGGGCTGTCCAACGCCGAGATCGCCCACAAGCTGTTCCTCTCCGAGGCCACCGTCAAGACCCATGTGCGCAGGATCCTGACCAAGCTGCACCTGCGCGACCGCGTGCAAGTGGTGGTCTACGCCTACGAAACCGGGCTGGTCATTCCCAGCAACCCGGATTATTGA
- a CDS encoding sensor histidine kinase translates to MSTPDQAGDAERTAAPLAELPSVVRRAEEFAARRRGVLRTYFYNHPRIMDVVVVLVYLLVSSGVFAGDRPGMNVRAHVVMVAASAIVLMFRRDKPLAVLAILSLFEVINIAMVPNTGNIGVSLWFALYSVAVAYRALISFALSVLCSVPLILYTLFVYRLPPELLLPDGPSAAQTSLITAIIMVLANIIAAGIGASVRSGRAHETELRQWAVRNAELASVAERNRIAREMHDVVAHSLTVMVALSDGAAVVVRRDPAQAGEVLGQLSQTGRTALADMRRVLGVLRADGGSQRSPQPLQADMGALVEGFRQAGLPITFSQAGPAVPEDPALALTVYRIVQESLTNVLRYGAAVSRVNAALEYDAGLGVLVITVTNDGHATLDGSIGTGRGIVGMRERAGIFAGTVDAGPLASGGWQVRAVLYPAQGPE, encoded by the coding sequence ACCACCCCCGCATCATGGATGTGGTGGTGGTTTTGGTTTACCTGCTGGTCTCCTCCGGGGTGTTTGCCGGCGACCGCCCCGGCATGAACGTGCGGGCCCATGTCGTCATGGTGGCTGCGTCCGCGATCGTGCTGATGTTCCGGCGGGACAAGCCGCTGGCCGTGCTGGCCATCCTTTCCCTGTTTGAAGTCATCAACATCGCCATGGTGCCCAACACCGGCAACATTGGCGTGAGCCTGTGGTTCGCGTTGTACTCGGTGGCCGTTGCCTACCGGGCGCTCATCAGCTTCGCCCTGTCCGTGCTGTGCTCGGTTCCACTGATCCTCTACACCCTGTTTGTCTACCGGCTTCCGCCGGAATTGCTTCTGCCGGACGGCCCCAGCGCTGCGCAGACCAGCCTGATCACGGCCATCATCATGGTCCTGGCCAACATCATTGCGGCAGGCATCGGCGCCTCGGTGCGCAGCGGCCGCGCCCATGAGACCGAGCTGCGCCAGTGGGCGGTGCGCAATGCCGAGCTTGCCTCCGTTGCCGAGCGCAACCGCATCGCGCGCGAAATGCACGATGTGGTGGCCCACTCGCTGACTGTCATGGTGGCGCTCTCGGACGGGGCCGCCGTCGTGGTCAGGCGCGATCCGGCCCAGGCGGGGGAGGTGCTGGGCCAGCTGTCCCAGACCGGCCGCACCGCACTCGCCGACATGCGCCGCGTGCTGGGCGTGCTGCGTGCCGACGGCGGATCCCAGCGTTCGCCGCAGCCGCTGCAGGCAGACATGGGCGCGCTGGTTGAGGGTTTCCGCCAGGCCGGGCTGCCCATCACTTTCTCGCAGGCCGGGCCCGCCGTCCCCGAAGACCCTGCGTTGGCCCTGACCGTGTATCGGATCGTGCAGGAATCGCTGACCAATGTGCTGCGCTACGGTGCCGCCGTCTCGCGCGTGAATGCCGCATTGGAATACGACGCCGGCCTGGGCGTGCTGGTCATCACCGTGACAAATGACGGCCACGCCACCCTTGATGGCTCGATCGGCACGGGCCGTGGGATAGTCGGTATGCGGGAGCGTGCCGGTATTTTCGCCGGGACGGTCGACGCCGGACCCCTTGCGTCGGGCGGTTGGCAGGTCCGGGCCGTGCTGTATCCGGCGCAGGGGCCCGAATAG
- a CDS encoding TIGR01777 family oxidoreductase yields MPTFRRETFLPFPRADVFGWFTRPGALVRLTPSFFGTILAEPSDGINPGSTAAMGVGAPGGLGMWLGSAAGSVRGVLPQALAGSTWARPEVRWDALHTELVPGESFTDVMAKGPLASSSHRHSFRDGGGGTVMLDEMHYELPAPVRNKWTHGQMEAELARMFAFRERQLRADLAFHAAHAGPPLTIAVTGAHGLVGRQLGALLGGGGHTVLRLVRSAPRAADEIFWDPDAGVVDTSGLARADVVVNLAGHPIGGRFTPAVKEAIRRSRVRGTGLLARSLASLAPDGVQRTLVCGSAVGYYGADPHAGLGGGNPSPLLESAPSGDDFLASVCRDWEAACEPAAAAGVRVVNVRTGIVLSAGGGVLQRLLPLYLAGVGGPLGDRQWQSWVGIDDIAGIFAHAALTDSVEGPVNGVAPHPVTAGGFARILGRVLQRPAALKVPEIGPKLLLGRQGAAELALASQRVSAAKIQGSGYEFRNAELEPALRHILGKPQP; encoded by the coding sequence ATGCCCACGTTCCGCCGTGAAACTTTCCTTCCCTTTCCCCGCGCCGACGTCTTCGGGTGGTTTACCCGGCCCGGCGCCCTGGTGAGGCTCACGCCGTCGTTCTTTGGGACGATCCTGGCCGAGCCCAGCGACGGCATCAATCCCGGCTCGACGGCGGCAATGGGTGTGGGTGCCCCGGGCGGGCTGGGCATGTGGCTGGGGTCGGCGGCGGGAAGCGTGCGCGGGGTGCTGCCCCAGGCGCTGGCCGGCAGCACATGGGCGCGGCCGGAGGTTCGATGGGACGCGCTGCACACGGAGCTGGTTCCGGGCGAGAGCTTCACCGATGTCATGGCGAAGGGCCCGCTGGCGTCCAGCAGCCACCGGCACAGCTTCCGCGACGGAGGCGGCGGGACGGTGATGCTCGACGAGATGCACTACGAGCTGCCTGCGCCGGTGCGAAACAAGTGGACCCACGGGCAGATGGAGGCGGAGCTGGCGCGCATGTTCGCGTTTCGTGAGCGGCAGCTCCGCGCCGACCTGGCCTTCCATGCCGCGCATGCCGGGCCGCCGCTGACCATTGCCGTGACCGGGGCGCACGGCCTGGTGGGACGCCAGCTGGGGGCGTTGCTGGGCGGTGGCGGGCACACAGTGCTGCGGCTGGTGCGGTCGGCGCCGCGTGCCGCCGATGAAATCTTTTGGGACCCCGATGCCGGCGTCGTGGACACCTCCGGGCTGGCGCGGGCGGACGTGGTGGTCAACCTGGCCGGGCACCCCATTGGCGGGCGGTTCACGCCGGCCGTCAAGGAAGCGATCCGCCGCAGCCGGGTGCGCGGCACGGGGCTGCTGGCCAGGTCTCTGGCCTCCCTGGCGCCCGACGGCGTGCAGCGCACCTTGGTCTGCGGCTCCGCCGTGGGGTACTACGGGGCGGACCCGCATGCCGGGCTGGGTGGCGGCAATCCGTCGCCGTTGCTGGAATCGGCCCCTTCCGGGGACGACTTTCTCGCGTCGGTGTGCCGGGATTGGGAGGCGGCCTGCGAACCGGCGGCGGCCGCGGGGGTGCGGGTGGTCAACGTGCGCACGGGCATTGTGCTTTCCGCCGGTGGCGGCGTGCTGCAGCGCCTGCTTCCGCTCTATCTGGCCGGTGTGGGCGGCCCGCTCGGGGACCGGCAGTGGCAGAGCTGGGTGGGGATTGACGACATCGCGGGGATCTTTGCGCACGCAGCGCTCACTGATTCGGTGGAAGGCCCCGTCAACGGCGTGGCCCCGCATCCGGTGACGGCTGGTGGCTTTGCCAGGATCCTGGGCCGGGTGCTGCAGCGGCCCGCCGCCCTGAAGGTCCCTGAGATCGGGCCAAAACTGCTGTTGGGCAGGCAGGGTGCGGCCGAGCTGGCGCTGGCCAGCCAACGTGTGTCGGCCGCCAAGATTCAGGGCTCGGGCTATGAATTCCGGAATGCAGAGCTGGAGCCGGCGCTGCGGCACATTCTTGGCAAGCCGCAGCCGTAA
- a CDS encoding M18 family aminopeptidase: MTSVEHILDLRDFIEASPSSFHAAREAGRRLAAAGFTQLDEAAAWPVHGKFFMIRDGAVMAWIVPEDATTTTGFNILGAHTDSPSFKLKPKPTTGRFGWLQAGVEVYGGPLINSWLDRELQFAGRLVDRDGTETLVATGPLLRFPQLAIHLDRAVNDGLKLDKQYQMNPVWGQGDAGQADLLGLLADRAGVDAATIGGYDIIVADTQPGQVFGANNEFFAAGRMDNLTSVHAGLVALIAAADKPAANVIPVLAAFDHEEIGSGSRSGACGPILEDVLTRVSDGLGASVSDRRRAFSNSFCVSADAGHAVHPNYGERHDPANLPVLNGGPLLKINANQRYATDGVGAAVWAGLCEKAGAPYQEFVSNNNVPCGSTIGPLTATRLGIRTLDVGTPLLSMHSARELCGVDDPHHLALITGVFFTAAV, encoded by the coding sequence ATGACTTCTGTTGAGCACATCCTGGACCTTCGCGACTTCATCGAGGCCTCGCCGTCGAGTTTCCATGCGGCCCGTGAGGCCGGTCGGCGGCTGGCGGCAGCCGGCTTTACACAGTTGGACGAGGCAGCCGCATGGCCCGTCCACGGCAAGTTCTTCATGATCCGCGACGGTGCGGTCATGGCCTGGATCGTGCCGGAGGACGCCACAACTACCACCGGCTTCAATATTTTGGGTGCGCACACGGACTCGCCGTCGTTCAAGCTCAAGCCCAAGCCCACCACGGGCCGGTTTGGCTGGCTGCAGGCGGGCGTTGAGGTGTACGGCGGGCCGCTCATCAATTCGTGGCTGGACCGGGAACTGCAGTTTGCCGGCCGCCTCGTGGACCGCGACGGCACGGAAACACTCGTGGCCACCGGGCCGCTGCTGCGCTTCCCGCAGCTGGCCATCCACCTGGACCGGGCCGTCAACGACGGGCTGAAGCTGGACAAGCAGTACCAGATGAACCCTGTCTGGGGGCAGGGTGATGCCGGGCAGGCCGACCTCCTGGGCCTGCTTGCCGACCGCGCCGGCGTCGACGCGGCCACCATCGGCGGCTACGACATCATCGTGGCGGACACCCAGCCGGGCCAGGTCTTTGGCGCCAACAACGAGTTCTTCGCCGCCGGGCGCATGGACAACCTGACGTCCGTGCACGCCGGCCTGGTGGCACTGATCGCAGCCGCCGACAAGCCCGCTGCCAATGTCATTCCCGTGCTGGCCGCGTTTGATCACGAGGAAATCGGCTCGGGCTCGCGCTCCGGCGCCTGCGGACCCATCCTGGAAGACGTGCTGACCCGCGTGTCGGACGGCCTGGGCGCATCCGTGAGCGACCGCCGTCGTGCCTTCTCCAATTCGTTCTGTGTCTCAGCTGATGCCGGACATGCTGTCCACCCCAACTACGGTGAACGCCACGATCCCGCCAACCTGCCGGTGCTCAACGGCGGCCCGCTGCTGAAGATCAACGCGAACCAGCGCTACGCCACCGACGGCGTTGGCGCGGCAGTGTGGGCCGGGCTGTGCGAGAAGGCCGGAGCGCCGTACCAGGAGTTCGTGTCCAACAACAATGTGCCGTGCGGCTCCACGATCGGCCCGCTCACGGCGACTCGCCTGGGCATCCGCACACTGGACGTGGGAACGCCGCTGCTGTCGATGCACTCGGCGCGCGAACTGTGCGGCGTCGACGACCCGCACCACCTGGCCCTCATCACGGGTGTGTTCTTCACGGCAGCCGTGTAG
- a CDS encoding DUF2268 domain-containing putative Zn-dependent protease (predicted Zn-dependent protease with a strongly conserved HExxH motif), giving the protein MGNRANTVTILNAPGRLQATVVEELRLVAEDCVERVAADLEIGGVDVVLTTEYTYVPIEELAVGGYAPSASLVFIAMDPENPAFARWRENLPGTVAHELNHAARWRSAGYGSTLLQALVSEGLATVYESIMTGHTPPCAEARGDFHEVWTEAAPLLHTTGYGHATWFFGEGHLPRWTGYGLGYELVSRHLAAGGVSIQEATKLPARDFLQYLPEALSA; this is encoded by the coding sequence GTGGGCAATCGCGCCAATACCGTGACAATCCTCAATGCGCCGGGCAGGCTGCAAGCCACAGTGGTGGAGGAACTTCGCTTGGTGGCCGAGGACTGCGTGGAACGGGTTGCGGCGGACCTGGAAATCGGTGGCGTCGATGTGGTACTCACAACGGAATACACCTATGTGCCCATTGAGGAATTGGCCGTCGGGGGATATGCGCCCAGCGCCAGCCTGGTGTTCATCGCCATGGATCCGGAGAACCCAGCATTCGCACGCTGGCGCGAGAATTTGCCCGGCACCGTGGCCCATGAACTAAACCACGCTGCCCGCTGGCGGTCTGCCGGGTATGGATCCACGTTGCTGCAGGCACTGGTGTCCGAGGGGCTCGCCACCGTCTACGAAAGCATCATGACCGGGCACACGCCACCCTGTGCAGAAGCCAGGGGTGATTTCCACGAGGTGTGGACGGAAGCCGCGCCGTTGTTGCACACGACAGGCTACGGCCATGCCACCTGGTTCTTCGGTGAAGGGCACCTGCCCCGCTGGACCGGCTACGGCCTTGGGTACGAGTTGGTGTCCCGTCACCTGGCTGCCGGAGGGGTGTCGATCCAGGAAGCGACGAAACTCCCAGCCCGTGATTTTCTGCAATATTTGCCGGAAGCACTGTCCGCATAG
- a CDS encoding DUF1345 domain-containing protein: MITLMDHLTSARARHRQLRIIAMLVCGAAATAISGLLGAWVYAPAVGWTVAALIYNAWVWLKIAPMDATQTAIHAMEEDPGRNISDLLILLAALGSLAAVVLVMVGSKDVGGQGRLLLALLAMTCTAMSWLMVHTVFTLRYAEIYYSGEPGGIGFNQDEPPQYMDIAYMAFSVGMTYQVSDTNITTRAMRSAVFRHSLLAFVFGTGILATTINLVVSLAP; the protein is encoded by the coding sequence ATGATCACACTCATGGACCACCTGACTTCCGCACGTGCCAGGCACCGGCAGCTGCGCATCATTGCCATGCTGGTGTGCGGTGCCGCAGCCACGGCTATCAGCGGCCTGCTGGGCGCATGGGTCTACGCCCCCGCCGTCGGCTGGACCGTCGCGGCCCTGATCTACAACGCATGGGTGTGGTTGAAGATCGCACCCATGGACGCCACGCAAACGGCAATTCACGCCATGGAGGAGGACCCCGGCCGGAACATTTCCGACCTCTTGATCCTCTTGGCCGCACTGGGTTCGCTGGCCGCCGTCGTGCTGGTCATGGTGGGCAGCAAGGACGTGGGGGGCCAGGGCCGGCTGCTGCTGGCGCTGCTCGCCATGACGTGCACGGCCATGTCGTGGCTCATGGTGCACACCGTGTTCACGCTGCGCTACGCCGAGATCTACTACAGCGGGGAGCCCGGTGGCATCGGCTTCAACCAGGATGAGCCTCCCCAATACATGGACATTGCATACATGGCGTTCAGCGTGGGCATGACCTACCAGGTGTCCGACACCAACATCACCACGCGGGCCATGCGCTCGGCCGTGTTCCGGCACAGCCTGCTCGCATTTGTGTTTGGCACCGGCATCCTCGCCACCACGATCAACCTGGTGGTCAGCCTCGCCCCGTAG
- a CDS encoding TM0106 family RecB-like putative nuclease yields the protein MFLLDSPDGGTPLIFSASDLVTASECQYRTLRILDEKLGRTPRPDFARDEMLERASKLGDAFEHKILDEYKENFGNWDSATGSGVKHVERGKLSWAGLEAKREETLEALRAGADVVFQATFFDGSLVGFADFLMKQPDGSYAVHDTKLARHARVSALLQLAAYGDQLERYGIPVAPVATLVLGDRTHSNHPMPDLLPVFREHRERFLTLTSAHRAQPAPVAWLQEGISYCGRCDYCAEQVRLHQDLLLVNGMTGSQRRKLMAEGIGTIQDLANMPASAATGPVERLRDQARMQLGLETPTGTAIAGKDADAHQISFKVLPTVSHLPKPSPGDIFFDFEGDPLWQDPATEKWGIEYLFGSIEAVPAGTDPLTIPDGELVFKPFWAHTRAEEREAFMAFLEYVQARRKAWPDMHVYHYAPYEKSALRNLSVFHGTGEDTIDNWLRTGLLVDLLDTVRQSVRISESSYSIKKLEPFYMGENVRSGDVKDAGASVVAYADYCEQRDAGQAGDAAMAAKAEETLASISDYNEYDCVSTLRLRDWLLRIKAATTVDSWSEGSGKLDLPEEKKAGWEASPEELCLSEYVAALKELKGHEVTADEHAVGMVAAAASYHRREDKQFWWGHFDRLEKGPGAWTEERNMLRIETVEVVDDWATPADKPRARTEQRTLRVSGTATEGSDFRPGSTWFGMHNAPLPDGMEDDPAESGRPPALRGGIFNITVVEDVSDPATPETTTLLVSEKSTTKVQPYGSLPIAVTPDQPIRTTSIRAALSELATTVGAGLPTPGQPPQLPRHPGIDILRKAMPRLASGASLPSAVVHGDGHSTQEHDYIGAITAAVLDLDRSYLAAQGPPGTGKTHVGSHVIANLMDEGWKIGVVGQSHAVVENMLRAAIEKAGVDPDRVGKKLNGAYEVPWKVTDDKQFGKLLNSEGGALIGGTAWTLTGANVPEGSLDLLVIDEAGQYSLANTLAVSRAAKNLLLLGDPQQLPQVTQGSHPAPVDESALGWLSAGHATLPSELGYFLADSWRMHPELCAAVSRLSYDGRLQSAPAASLRHLEGKAPGVETVLVSPDPASGRDNRQSSPEEAAEVVAQAREHLGLRWTPGPDQPAMALVQDDILVVAAYNAQVHLVREALDDAGLPDVRVGTVDKFQGQEAPVVLVTMACAEPTGAPRGMEFLLNRNRINVAVSRGQWRAVIIRSPGLSNFMPGRPEGMAELGAFIGLCAGAGG from the coding sequence ATGTTCTTGCTTGACTCCCCCGACGGCGGCACGCCGCTGATCTTCTCCGCCTCCGACCTCGTGACGGCCAGCGAGTGCCAGTACCGCACCCTGCGCATCCTCGACGAGAAACTGGGCCGGACGCCGCGGCCCGACTTTGCCAGGGACGAAATGCTGGAGCGGGCCTCCAAGCTAGGCGACGCCTTTGAACACAAAATCCTGGACGAGTACAAGGAAAACTTTGGCAACTGGGACTCCGCCACCGGGTCCGGGGTTAAGCACGTGGAGCGCGGGAAGCTGAGCTGGGCAGGTCTCGAGGCCAAACGGGAAGAGACGCTGGAGGCGCTGCGCGCCGGGGCCGACGTGGTCTTCCAGGCCACCTTCTTCGACGGATCCCTGGTGGGCTTTGCCGACTTCCTCATGAAGCAGCCGGACGGTTCCTACGCCGTCCACGACACCAAGCTGGCCCGCCACGCCCGGGTCAGCGCCCTGCTGCAGTTGGCTGCCTACGGGGACCAGCTCGAAAGGTACGGAATACCAGTGGCCCCGGTGGCCACGCTCGTGCTCGGTGACCGCACGCACAGCAACCACCCCATGCCGGACCTGCTGCCCGTGTTCCGGGAGCACCGGGAACGCTTCCTCACACTGACGTCCGCACACCGGGCGCAGCCGGCCCCTGTTGCCTGGCTGCAGGAGGGCATCTCGTATTGCGGCCGCTGCGACTACTGCGCCGAGCAGGTGAGACTCCACCAGGACCTGCTGCTGGTCAACGGCATGACGGGCTCGCAGCGCCGCAAGCTCATGGCGGAGGGCATCGGGACAATCCAGGACCTGGCAAACATGCCCGCCTCTGCAGCCACCGGCCCCGTGGAACGGCTGCGCGACCAGGCCCGCATGCAGCTTGGCCTGGAAACACCCACCGGCACGGCCATCGCGGGCAAGGACGCAGATGCCCACCAGATCAGCTTCAAGGTGCTGCCCACCGTCAGCCACCTGCCAAAGCCCAGCCCGGGCGACATCTTCTTTGACTTCGAGGGCGACCCCCTGTGGCAGGACCCCGCCACGGAAAAGTGGGGCATCGAGTACCTGTTCGGCTCCATTGAGGCAGTCCCCGCGGGCACGGACCCGCTGACAATTCCCGACGGCGAACTGGTGTTCAAGCCGTTCTGGGCACACACACGCGCGGAAGAGCGCGAAGCCTTCATGGCCTTCCTGGAATATGTTCAGGCCCGTCGGAAAGCATGGCCGGACATGCATGTCTACCACTATGCGCCGTACGAAAAGTCGGCGCTGCGGAACCTCTCGGTGTTCCACGGCACGGGCGAGGACACCATCGACAACTGGCTGCGCACCGGCCTCCTCGTCGACCTCCTCGACACCGTGCGCCAATCCGTGCGCATCTCGGAAAGCTCCTACTCCATCAAGAAGCTCGAGCCGTTTTACATGGGCGAGAACGTCCGCTCCGGGGACGTCAAGGACGCCGGCGCCTCCGTGGTCGCCTATGCGGATTATTGTGAACAGCGCGACGCCGGACAGGCGGGTGACGCTGCCATGGCCGCTAAGGCTGAGGAGACCCTGGCGTCCATCAGCGACTACAACGAGTACGACTGCGTTTCCACCCTGAGGCTGCGCGACTGGCTCCTCCGCATCAAGGCCGCCACCACGGTGGACAGCTGGTCCGAGGGCAGCGGAAAGCTGGACCTCCCCGAGGAGAAGAAGGCCGGCTGGGAAGCAAGCCCGGAAGAACTGTGCCTCAGCGAATATGTGGCGGCCCTGAAGGAACTCAAGGGCCATGAGGTCACCGCAGACGAACACGCCGTGGGCATGGTGGCAGCAGCCGCCAGTTACCACCGCCGCGAGGACAAGCAGTTCTGGTGGGGCCACTTCGACCGGCTCGAAAAGGGGCCGGGGGCCTGGACCGAAGAACGCAACATGCTGCGCATCGAAACCGTGGAGGTGGTGGACGATTGGGCCACGCCGGCCGACAAGCCCCGGGCCCGGACGGAGCAGCGAACCCTCAGGGTCAGCGGAACGGCCACGGAGGGCTCGGACTTCCGCCCAGGCAGCACGTGGTTTGGCATGCACAATGCCCCGCTGCCGGACGGCATGGAGGATGACCCCGCCGAATCCGGCAGGCCCCCTGCCCTGCGCGGCGGCATCTTCAACATCACCGTTGTGGAGGACGTCTCGGATCCGGCCACCCCTGAAACCACCACGCTGCTGGTCTCGGAAAAGTCCACCACCAAGGTCCAGCCCTACGGCTCGCTTCCCATCGCAGTGACGCCCGACCAGCCGATCCGCACCACCAGCATCCGGGCGGCCCTGTCCGAGCTGGCCACAACCGTCGGCGCCGGCCTGCCCACCCCCGGCCAGCCGCCACAGCTGCCCCGGCACCCGGGAATCGACATCCTGCGCAAGGCCATGCCAAGGCTGGCAAGCGGCGCAAGCCTGCCCTCCGCCGTCGTTCATGGGGACGGGCACAGCACCCAGGAGCACGACTACATTGGCGCCATCACAGCCGCCGTGCTGGACCTGGACCGTTCCTACCTGGCCGCCCAGGGCCCGCCGGGCACCGGCAAGACGCACGTGGGGTCACACGTCATCGCAAACCTCATGGATGAGGGCTGGAAGATCGGCGTGGTGGGGCAGTCGCACGCCGTGGTGGAAAACATGCTGCGTGCCGCCATTGAGAAGGCCGGGGTGGACCCGGATCGCGTGGGCAAGAAGCTCAACGGCGCATACGAGGTACCTTGGAAGGTCACCGACGACAAGCAGTTCGGCAAGTTGCTGAACAGCGAGGGCGGGGCGCTGATTGGCGGAACGGCCTGGACCCTGACGGGCGCCAATGTCCCTGAGGGCTCGCTGGACCTGCTGGTCATTGACGAGGCCGGGCAGTATTCGCTGGCCAACACCCTGGCGGTGTCGCGCGCGGCGAAGAACCTGCTGCTTTTGGGTGACCCGCAGCAGCTGCCGCAGGTGACGCAGGGTTCGCACCCGGCACCCGTGGATGAATCTGCGCTGGGCTGGCTGTCCGCAGGGCACGCCACGCTGCCGTCCGAGCTGGGCTATTTCCTCGCAGACTCGTGGCGCATGCACCCGGAGCTGTGCGCTGCGGTGTCGCGCCTGAGCTACGACGGCAGGCTGCAGTCCGCCCCGGCGGCGTCGCTTCGACACCTGGAAGGCAAGGCACCCGGGGTGGAAACTGTCCTGGTCAGCCCGGACCCCGCCAGTGGGCGCGACAACCGGCAGTCGTCCCCGGAGGAAGCGGCCGAGGTGGTGGCCCAGGCCCGCGAACACCTCGGGCTGAGGTGGACGCCGGGCCCGGACCAGCCTGCCATGGCACTCGTTCAGGACGATATTTTGGTGGTGGCCGCCTACAACGCGCAGGTGCACCTGGTCCGGGAGGCCCTGGACGACGCCGGGCTTCCGGACGTGCGTGTGGGCACCGTGGACAAGTTCCAGGGGCAGGAGGCACCTGTGGTGCTGGTGACCATGGCCTGCGCGGAGCCCACGGGGGCCCCGCGCGGCATGGAGTTCCTGCTGAACCGCAACCGGATCAACGTTGCGGTCTCGCGCGGCCAATGGCGCGCCGTCATCATCCGCTCTCCCGGCCTGAGCAACTTCATGCCCGGGCGGCCGGAGGGAATGGCTGAATTGGGCGCGTTCATCGGCCTATGTGCGGGTGCCGGCGGTTAG